In one window of Streptomyces sp. NBC_00193 DNA:
- a CDS encoding TrkA family potassium uptake protein yields the protein MVVCGDDGLAHRLAAELRDVYEERVTLVVPAAREVRPGAGVGQGRTRTRVGAGRALLGRFPAARIRPAAADRAGAGEVPVPELRVLEAPAPDEEALSAAGVAGAAALALVYEDDETNVRAALTARRLNPRLRLVIRLYNRKLGQHLEELLDQAALVAEPGLDRRGLDSATTVLSDADTAAPALVASAVAGTSKVIQADGLLLRAVERTPPGPGEVADPGLCTLALLSATAVDPAGADGSELGGDRGPQLLPDARSVAAATGRGIVALEAVSHATAAPEGRRLNQVSLPVGSLFSRRLRWSLAGITAAVGALAVASSLVTGDTPLHAVYLTLLDVFAINDPALDQPTERQLLQILAGFVGLLLLPVLVAAALEALGAFRTATALRRPPRGLSGHVVLLGLGKVGARVLARLRELGIPVVCVESDPGARGIALARRLHVPVVLGDVTDEGVLEAARIHRAAALLAVTSSDTTNLEAALYARSVKPDVRVVMRLYDNEFATAVYRTLREAHPAALTRSRSVSHLAAPAFAGAMMGRQVLGAIPVERRVLVFAVLEVAGHPQLEGRTIAESFRPGAWRVVALDTAAPANRRPGLATEPDYDPARRPALVWDLRPGYVLRPEDRVVVAATRRGLAELLGRGQARTAGAGAAGTGPGQPG from the coding sequence ATGGTCGTCTGCGGGGACGACGGGCTCGCCCACCGGCTGGCCGCGGAACTCCGCGACGTGTACGAGGAGCGCGTGACGCTGGTCGTGCCGGCCGCCCGCGAGGTGCGCCCCGGGGCGGGCGTCGGACAGGGCCGCACCCGCACCCGGGTCGGCGCCGGGCGGGCGCTGCTGGGACGGTTTCCGGCCGCGCGGATCCGTCCGGCCGCCGCGGACCGGGCCGGCGCGGGGGAGGTGCCCGTACCCGAACTGCGGGTGCTGGAGGCTCCCGCCCCCGACGAAGAGGCCCTCTCCGCCGCCGGGGTGGCCGGGGCGGCGGCGCTGGCGCTCGTCTACGAGGACGACGAGACGAACGTACGGGCCGCCCTGACGGCCCGGCGGCTGAACCCCAGGCTGCGGCTCGTCATCCGTCTCTACAACCGCAAACTCGGCCAGCACCTGGAGGAGTTGCTCGACCAGGCGGCGCTCGTCGCGGAACCCGGGCTCGACCGGCGGGGGCTCGACTCCGCCACGACCGTGCTCTCCGACGCCGATACGGCCGCCCCCGCACTCGTCGCCTCCGCCGTCGCCGGCACCAGCAAGGTGATCCAGGCCGACGGTCTGCTCCTGCGCGCGGTGGAACGCACGCCGCCCGGCCCCGGCGAGGTGGCCGACCCGGGCCTGTGCACCCTGGCCCTGCTCTCCGCCACCGCCGTGGACCCGGCCGGCGCCGACGGATCGGAGCTCGGCGGAGACCGGGGCCCGCAACTCCTGCCGGACGCCCGGTCCGTGGCGGCCGCGACCGGGCGCGGGATCGTCGCACTGGAAGCGGTCTCCCACGCCACGGCCGCACCGGAAGGGCGGCGGCTCAACCAGGTCTCCCTGCCGGTGGGTTCGCTGTTCTCCCGCAGGCTCCGCTGGTCGCTGGCCGGGATCACGGCCGCCGTGGGCGCCCTGGCCGTGGCCTCCTCGCTGGTCACGGGCGACACCCCGCTGCACGCCGTCTACCTGACCCTGCTCGACGTCTTCGCGATCAACGACCCCGCGCTCGACCAGCCCACCGAGCGGCAACTCCTGCAGATCCTGGCCGGCTTCGTCGGGCTGCTCCTGCTGCCCGTCCTGGTCGCGGCCGCGCTCGAAGCACTGGGCGCCTTCCGTACCGCCACGGCCCTGCGCAGGCCGCCGCGCGGGCTCTCCGGTCACGTCGTGCTGCTCGGCCTCGGCAAGGTCGGCGCCCGGGTGCTCGCGCGGCTGCGGGAGCTGGGGATCCCCGTGGTGTGCGTGGAGTCCGACCCCGGGGCCCGCGGGATCGCCCTCGCGCGCCGCCTGCACGTGCCCGTCGTGCTCGGCGACGTCACCGACGAAGGGGTCCTGGAGGCCGCCCGGATCCACCGCGCCGCCGCGCTGCTGGCGGTGACCAGCTCGGACACCACCAATCTGGAGGCCGCGCTCTACGCCCGCTCGGTGAAACCCGACGTACGGGTGGTGATGCGGCTGTACGACAACGAGTTCGCCACCGCCGTCTACCGCACCCTGCGCGAGGCCCACCCGGCGGCCCTGACCCGGAGCCGCAGCGTCTCCCACCTGGCCGCGCCCGCGTTCGCCGGGGCGATGATGGGCCGCCAGGTGCTCGGTGCGATCCCGGTGGAGCGCAGGGTGCTGGTGTTCGCGGTGCTGGAGGTGGCCGGCCATCCCCAGCTGGAGGGCCGCACCATCGCGGAATCGTTCCGGCCCGGCGCCTGGCGGGTCGTCGCCCTGGACACCGCAGCCCCGGCGAACCGCCGTCCCGGCCTCGCCACGGAGCCGGACTACGACCCGGCCAGGCGGCCCGCCCTGGTGTGGGACCTGCGCCCCGGCTACGTCCTGCGGCCCGAGGACCGCGTGGTCGTGGCCGCCACCCGGCGCGGCCTGGCGGAACTGCTCGGCCGCGGGCAGGCCCGTACGGCCGGGGCCGGGGCCGCGGGCACCGGACCGGGTCAGCCCGGCTGA
- the katG gene encoding catalase/peroxidase HPI, translating to MSENHDAIVTDAKAEGGGGCPVAHERAAHPTQGGGNRQWWPDRLNLKILAKNPAVANPLGEEFDYAAAFNTLDLPAVKRDIAEVLTSSQEWWPADFGHYGPLMIRMAWHSAGTYRISDGRGGAGAGQQRFAPLNSWPDNGNLDKARRLLWPVKKKYGQSLSWADLMILTGNVALESMGFETFGFGGGRADVWEPDEDVYWGPETTWLDDERYTGDRELENPLGAVQMGLIYVNPEGPNGTPDPLAAARDIRETFHRMAMNDEETVALIAGGHTFGKTHGAGPAESVGDDPEAAPLEAQGFGWASTYRSGKGTDAITSGLEVTWTSTPTRWGNEFFRNLFEYEYELTQSPAGANQWVAKNAEAIIPDAYDASKKHLPTMLTTDLSLRFDPVYEPISRRFYENPDQFADAFARAWYKLTHRDMGPVVRYLGPEVPSEALLWQDPLPARSGEPVGAVDIASLKEQILGSGLTVSQLVSAAWAAASSFRGSDKRGGANGGRIRLEPQRNWEVNNPDDLAQVLRTLEGIQSSFNSGAKQVSLADLVVLAGSAAVEKAAADGGVRVEVPFTPGRVDATEEQTDVESFSALEPSADGFRNYVGKGNRLPAEYLLLDKANLLTLSAPEMTVLVGGLRVLGANHQQSTAGVLTDRPGTLTNDFFVNLLDLGTTWKATSEDAHAFEGRDDSGKVRWTGSRADLVFGSNSELRALAEVYASDDAKEKFVKDFVAAWDKVMNLDRFDLV from the coding sequence ATGTCTGAGAACCATGATGCAATCGTCACCGATGCGAAGGCGGAGGGCGGCGGTGGCTGCCCGGTCGCGCACGAGCGGGCCGCGCACCCGACCCAGGGCGGCGGAAACCGCCAGTGGTGGCCGGATCGCCTCAACCTGAAGATCCTCGCCAAGAACCCCGCCGTGGCCAACCCCCTCGGCGAGGAATTCGACTACGCCGCGGCGTTCAACACGCTCGACCTCCCGGCGGTCAAGCGGGACATCGCGGAGGTGCTGACCAGCTCGCAGGAGTGGTGGCCCGCCGACTTCGGCCACTACGGCCCGCTGATGATTCGCATGGCCTGGCACAGCGCGGGCACCTACCGGATCAGCGACGGCCGCGGCGGCGCCGGAGCCGGCCAGCAGCGGTTCGCCCCCCTCAACAGCTGGCCGGACAACGGCAACCTCGACAAGGCCCGCCGTCTGCTGTGGCCGGTCAAGAAGAAGTACGGCCAGAGCCTCTCCTGGGCCGACCTCATGATCCTCACGGGCAATGTCGCCCTGGAGTCGATGGGCTTCGAGACCTTCGGCTTCGGCGGCGGCCGGGCCGACGTCTGGGAGCCGGACGAGGACGTCTACTGGGGTCCCGAGACCACCTGGCTCGACGACGAGCGCTACACCGGCGACCGCGAGCTGGAGAACCCCCTCGGCGCCGTCCAGATGGGCCTCATCTACGTCAACCCGGAGGGCCCGAACGGAACCCCGGACCCGCTCGCCGCGGCGCGCGACATCCGCGAGACGTTCCACCGGATGGCGATGAACGACGAGGAGACCGTCGCCCTGATCGCGGGCGGCCACACCTTCGGCAAGACCCACGGCGCGGGCCCGGCGGAGAGCGTCGGCGACGATCCCGAGGCCGCCCCGCTCGAGGCCCAGGGCTTCGGCTGGGCCAGCACCTACCGCAGCGGCAAGGGCACCGACGCGATCACCAGCGGTCTCGAGGTCACCTGGACCAGCACCCCGACCCGGTGGGGCAACGAGTTCTTCAGGAACCTCTTCGAGTACGAGTACGAGCTCACCCAGAGCCCGGCCGGCGCGAACCAGTGGGTGGCGAAGAACGCCGAGGCGATCATCCCCGACGCGTACGACGCGTCGAAGAAGCACCTCCCGACCATGCTCACCACCGACCTGTCGCTGCGCTTCGACCCGGTCTACGAGCCGATCTCCCGGCGCTTCTACGAGAACCCGGACCAGTTCGCGGACGCCTTCGCCCGCGCCTGGTACAAGCTGACGCACCGCGACATGGGCCCGGTCGTCCGCTACCTCGGCCCCGAGGTCCCGTCCGAGGCCCTGCTGTGGCAGGACCCGCTCCCGGCGCGTTCCGGCGAGCCGGTCGGCGCCGTGGACATCGCCTCCCTCAAGGAGCAGATCCTCGGCTCGGGCCTCACCGTCTCCCAGCTGGTCTCGGCGGCCTGGGCCGCCGCCTCGTCCTTCCGCGGCAGCGACAAGCGCGGCGGCGCCAACGGCGGCCGCATCCGCCTGGAGCCGCAGCGCAACTGGGAGGTCAACAACCCGGACGACCTCGCGCAGGTGCTCCGCACGCTCGAGGGCATCCAGAGCTCCTTCAACTCCGGGGCCAAGCAGGTCTCGCTGGCCGACCTCGTCGTGCTCGCGGGCTCCGCGGCCGTGGAGAAGGCCGCCGCGGACGGCGGTGTCCGGGTCGAGGTTCCGTTCACGCCGGGCCGCGTGGACGCCACGGAGGAGCAGACGGACGTCGAGTCCTTCTCCGCGCTGGAGCCCTCCGCCGACGGGTTCCGCAACTACGTGGGCAAGGGCAACCGGCTCCCGGCCGAGTACCTGCTGCTCGACAAGGCCAACCTGCTCACCCTCAGCGCACCCGAGATGACCGTCCTCGTCGGCGGTCTGCGCGTGCTCGGGGCGAACCACCAGCAGTCGACGGCCGGTGTCCTCACCGACCGCCCGGGCACCCTGACCAACGACTTCTTCGTCAACCTGCTCGACCTGGGCACGACGTGGAAGGCGACCTCCGAGGACGCCCACGCCTTCGAGGGCCGCGACGACTCGGGCAAGGTCCGGTGGACCGGCAGCCGGGCCGACCTCGTCTTCGGCTCGAACTCCGAGCTGCGCGCGCTCGCGGAGGTCTACGCGAGCGACGACGCGAAGGAGAAGTTCGTCAAGGACTTCGTCGCCGCCTGGGACAAGGTCATGAACCTGGACCGGTTCGACCTCGTCTGA
- a CDS encoding Fur family transcriptional regulator, with product MSDLLERLRERGWRMTSQRRVVAEVLDGDHVHLTADEVHARAVARLPEISRATVYNALGELVSLGEVMEVTTDGRAKRYDPNAHHPHQHLVCSGCGLIRDVHPTGDPLAGLPAEERFGFTVSGVEVTYRGLCASCA from the coding sequence ATGAGTGACCTGCTGGAGCGGCTGCGCGAGCGCGGCTGGCGGATGACCTCCCAGCGACGTGTGGTCGCCGAGGTGCTCGACGGTGACCACGTGCACCTCACGGCCGACGAGGTGCACGCCCGCGCGGTGGCGCGGTTGCCCGAGATCTCCCGCGCCACCGTCTACAACGCCCTGGGCGAGCTGGTCTCCCTCGGCGAGGTCATGGAGGTCACCACCGACGGCCGGGCCAAACGGTACGACCCCAACGCGCACCATCCGCACCAGCACCTGGTGTGCTCCGGCTGCGGCCTGATCCGCGACGTGCACCCCACCGGCGACCCGCTGGCCGGCCTTCCGGCCGAGGAGCGGTTCGGTTTCACGGTGTCCGGGGTCGAAGTCACCTACCGGGGGCTCTGCGCCTCCTGCGCATGA
- a CDS encoding MarR family winged helix-turn-helix transcriptional regulator: protein MTGQDDRLEAWRAMLLAHNTAVRAIENDVQRDGRIPLTWYDVLLELKAAGKHGLRMQEVANRVVLSRTRVSRLIDEMVRAGLVDKLPDPHDKRASWAVITPAGAEAHRATAPVYMRSIQKHFSAHLTDEDAAVIARALFKVAQPDSDLPLG, encoded by the coding sequence GTGACCGGACAGGATGATCGACTTGAGGCGTGGCGGGCGATGCTCCTCGCGCACAACACAGCCGTGCGCGCCATCGAGAACGATGTGCAGCGCGACGGCCGGATCCCTTTGACGTGGTACGACGTACTGCTCGAACTCAAGGCGGCCGGGAAGCACGGGCTACGCATGCAGGAAGTGGCCAACAGGGTGGTCCTCAGCCGGACCCGGGTCAGCCGCCTGATCGACGAGATGGTGCGCGCCGGCCTCGTGGACAAGCTGCCCGACCCCCACGACAAGCGGGCCTCCTGGGCCGTGATCACCCCGGCGGGGGCCGAGGCCCATCGGGCGACCGCCCCGGTCTACATGCGCAGCATCCAGAAGCACTTCTCCGCGCACCTCACCGATGAGGACGCCGCGGTGATCGCCCGTGCGCTGTTCAAGGTCGCCCAGCCCGACTCCGACCTCCCGCTGGGCTGA
- a CDS encoding rhodanese-like domain-containing protein: MAVQNLSRDEVKQKLDSGKAAVVEALPEQYYKEAHLPGALLLPVDDVDTLAPGLLPDKDAEVIVYCTGTTCSNSGIAAERLAELGYSKVFTYKDGKEDWIGGGLPTESGV; this comes from the coding sequence ATGGCGGTTCAGAACCTCTCCCGCGACGAGGTCAAGCAGAAGCTCGACAGTGGCAAGGCCGCGGTCGTCGAGGCCCTGCCCGAGCAGTACTACAAGGAGGCGCACCTGCCGGGCGCGCTGCTCCTCCCCGTCGACGACGTCGACACGCTGGCCCCCGGCCTGTTGCCCGACAAGGACGCCGAGGTCATCGTCTACTGCACCGGTACGACCTGCTCCAACTCGGGGATCGCGGCCGAGCGGCTCGCGGAGCTCGGCTACTCGAAGGTCTTCACGTACAAGGACGGCAAGGAGGACTGGATCGGGGGCGGCCTCCCGACCGAGTCCGGCGTCTGA
- a CDS encoding YceI family protein, which produces MTSSATSPTRTVDGVELPAVGDWKVDPGHAEVGFLGRHFMLTKVRGRFTGVDATVYIGERPEDSKVTAVIDMASVNSGDTARDDHLRSAEFFDVAEHPQATFTSTSVSWNGTSGTLAGDLTIKGFTRRVELDVDYLGHAKDPWGNDRTVFSARGKINREDWGLTWNMALETGGFLVSKEIELSLEIEAVREV; this is translated from the coding sequence ATGACCAGTAGCGCGACATCCCCGACCCGCACCGTCGACGGGGTCGAACTCCCCGCCGTGGGCGACTGGAAGGTCGACCCGGGGCACGCCGAGGTCGGCTTCCTCGGCCGGCACTTCATGCTCACGAAGGTGCGCGGCCGGTTCACCGGCGTCGACGCCACCGTCTACATCGGCGAGCGGCCGGAGGACAGCAAGGTCACCGCGGTGATCGACATGGCCAGCGTCAACAGCGGGGACACCGCCCGGGACGACCACCTGCGGTCCGCCGAGTTCTTCGACGTGGCGGAGCACCCCCAGGCGACGTTCACCTCGACGTCGGTGAGCTGGAACGGTACGAGCGGCACGCTCGCCGGCGACCTCACGATCAAGGGCTTCACCCGGCGCGTCGAGCTCGACGTCGACTACCTGGGCCACGCCAAGGACCCGTGGGGCAACGACCGTACGGTCTTCTCGGCGCGCGGCAAGATCAACCGCGAGGACTGGGGCCTGACCTGGAACATGGCCCTGGAAACCGGCGGGTTCCTGGTCTCCAAGGAGATCGAGCTCTCGCTGGAGATCGAGGCGGTCAGGGAGGTCTGA
- a CDS encoding TetR/AcrR family transcriptional regulator: MSAGSPEVPELIQRPARERADAARNRSRILVVAAELFREQGVDNVSLDAIAARAGVGKGTLYRRFGSKSGLAVALLDAQESELQDKMLNGPPPLGPGGDARMRIAAFFDTYLDLLDTNLELVRLSETTAPGVRYQIGSYCLWQRHLSELLAEARPELDAQGTSHLLLAMVDADLQQALRSSEFTPGRIRGALGEMVRRVLEA, translated from the coding sequence ATGAGCGCGGGGTCACCCGAAGTGCCCGAACTCATCCAGCGGCCGGCTCGCGAGCGGGCGGACGCGGCGCGCAACCGCAGCCGCATCCTCGTGGTCGCGGCGGAACTGTTCAGGGAACAAGGCGTCGACAACGTCTCGCTCGACGCCATCGCGGCGCGCGCGGGCGTCGGCAAGGGCACCCTGTACCGCCGGTTCGGCAGCAAGTCCGGGCTGGCCGTGGCCCTGCTCGACGCGCAGGAGAGCGAGCTGCAGGACAAGATGCTCAACGGGCCGCCGCCCCTGGGGCCCGGTGGTGATGCGCGCATGCGGATCGCCGCCTTCTTCGACACCTATCTTGATCTGCTCGACACGAACCTGGAACTGGTCAGGCTCTCGGAGACCACCGCGCCCGGCGTGCGCTACCAGATCGGCTCCTACTGCCTGTGGCAGCGCCACCTGTCCGAGCTGCTGGCCGAGGCGCGGCCGGAGCTGGACGCGCAGGGCACCTCGCACCTGCTGCTCGCCATGGTCGATGCGGACCTCCAACAGGCGCTGCGCAGCAGCGAATTCACTCCCGGCCGGATCCGGGGGGCGCTGGGCGAGATGGTGCGGCGGGTCCTGGAGGCCTGA
- a CDS encoding pyridoxal phosphate-dependent aminotransferase: MTTHISPTSPDNQLLDLTQHEIQALRTRFNLADAHTHQQQSDSQREIVARLPELWYEAERGLQATAEERFIEAFFTLHRQDTALAKKKTLLSYAASISTMVAGMYLKQQRKSVTLVEPCFDNLYDVLNNMGVPMYPIEESALHDPDRIYSELKRLVRTDALFLVDPNNPTGFTLLQHGRKGFEEVVRFCKDHNKLLVIDFCFASFTLYDEKLARFDIYELLESSGISYLAIEDTGKTWPVQDAKAAMITASDDIREDVYNLHTSVLLNVSPFVLNMLTQYVQDSTRDQLASVREVLTQNREAIRKAIDGTILEYQEPVAGVSVAWARINHPDLTATELQRLLAEAEVYVLPGRFFYWSQPDRGEAFVRFALARDPQVFSDAMTRMREVLDRHAV; encoded by the coding sequence ATGACCACGCACATCAGCCCGACCAGCCCGGACAACCAGCTCCTGGACCTGACCCAGCACGAGATCCAGGCGCTGCGCACCCGGTTCAACCTCGCCGACGCCCACACCCACCAGCAGCAGTCGGACAGCCAGCGCGAGATCGTCGCCCGGCTGCCCGAGCTCTGGTACGAGGCGGAGCGCGGGCTGCAGGCGACGGCCGAGGAGCGCTTCATCGAGGCCTTCTTCACCCTGCACCGCCAGGACACCGCCCTGGCCAAGAAGAAGACCCTGCTCTCCTACGCCGCCTCGATCTCCACGATGGTCGCCGGCATGTACCTCAAGCAGCAGCGCAAGTCGGTCACGCTGGTCGAGCCCTGTTTCGACAACCTCTACGACGTCCTGAACAACATGGGCGTGCCGATGTACCCGATCGAGGAGTCGGCGCTCCACGATCCGGACCGGATCTACTCCGAGCTCAAGCGCCTGGTCCGCACCGACGCCCTGTTCCTCGTCGACCCGAACAACCCCACCGGCTTCACGCTGCTCCAGCACGGCCGCAAGGGCTTCGAAGAGGTGGTCCGCTTCTGCAAGGACCACAACAAGCTGCTGGTCATCGACTTCTGCTTCGCCTCGTTCACGCTCTACGACGAGAAGCTCGCCCGCTTCGACATCTACGAGCTCCTCGAAAGCTCCGGCATCTCGTACCTGGCCATCGAGGACACGGGCAAGACCTGGCCCGTCCAGGACGCCAAGGCGGCCATGATCACGGCCAGCGACGACATCCGCGAGGACGTCTACAACCTGCACACCAGCGTGCTGCTCAACGTCTCGCCCTTCGTGCTCAACATGCTGACCCAGTACGTCCAGGACTCCACCCGCGACCAACTCGCCTCCGTCCGCGAGGTCCTCACGCAGAACCGCGAGGCGATACGCAAGGCGATCGACGGCACGATCCTGGAGTACCAGGAGCCCGTCGCCGGAGTGAGCGTCGCCTGGGCGCGCATCAACCACCCGGACCTGACCGCCACCGAACTGCAGCGCCTGCTGGCCGAGGCCGAGGTGTACGTCCTGCCCGGCCGCTTCTTCTACTGGAGCCAGCCCGACCGCGGCGAGGCCTTCGTCCGCTTCGCCCTCGCGCGAGACCCGCAGGTGTTCTCCGACGCCATGACCCGGATGCGCGAGGTGCTCGACCGCCATGCCGTCTGA
- a CDS encoding DUF6190 family protein, with the protein MPSDTTAPGEHVDEYADAALFLGMNSEDEDVRRACKAFFVERLDGSIVMSLEQVGRCDDIIWGFSRELQDAYYPFMDNLHTVMDIRRLGYEEADVLRATGAELPRTLPVHERLLLGMVRGRKGLLHTASPRLAATTGFALRAVAGADGPEALFPEPLESLYQQSLALRVPAEAL; encoded by the coding sequence ATGCCGTCTGACACGACCGCCCCCGGCGAGCACGTCGACGAGTACGCCGACGCCGCGCTCTTCCTCGGCATGAACAGCGAGGACGAGGACGTGCGCCGCGCCTGCAAGGCCTTCTTCGTGGAGCGGCTCGACGGCAGCATCGTCATGAGCCTGGAGCAGGTGGGCCGCTGCGACGACATCATCTGGGGCTTCTCCCGCGAACTCCAGGACGCCTACTACCCGTTCATGGACAACCTGCACACCGTCATGGACATCCGGCGGCTCGGCTACGAAGAGGCCGACGTCCTGCGCGCCACCGGCGCGGAGCTGCCCCGGACCCTTCCGGTGCACGAGCGACTGCTCCTGGGCATGGTCCGGGGCCGCAAGGGGCTGCTGCACACGGCCAGCCCGCGCCTCGCGGCCACGACCGGGTTCGCGCTGCGCGCCGTGGCCGGCGCCGACGGGCCGGAGGCCCTCTTCCCCGAGCCGCTGGAAAGCCTCTACCAGCAGTCCCTCGCCCTGCGCGTGCCGGCCGAAGCCCTGTGA
- a CDS encoding dihydrodipicolinate synthase family protein — protein MITGMTTALVTPVDAAGEIDEKSTARLIATVRPYADALLPALSTGEGGSLSDRQWRDTLTAAVRYADGLPVLAGILRPTTDAALTLARSAGGLGAAAVVVTTPYGAEVTQEEMYRHFEAVAGAGLPVIVYHESAVSGNALELGTLLRVCALPGVAGVKDSAGEPEFTRTLLAAGPGVPVVQGLEHLLLDSGPVDGWVVALGNVEPELCKALLTDRGEERTAQLHAAYARYGLDRDDWYRSLKTELLRRAVIETDREVPCST, from the coding sequence ATGATCACCGGAATGACCACCGCGCTCGTCACCCCGGTCGACGCGGCGGGAGAGATCGACGAGAAGAGCACGGCCCGCCTGATCGCGACCGTACGTCCTTACGCGGACGCGCTGTTGCCCGCGCTGAGCACCGGCGAGGGAGGCTCCCTGTCCGACCGGCAGTGGCGGGACACGCTGACCGCCGCCGTCCGGTACGCCGACGGCTTACCGGTCCTCGCCGGCATCCTGCGGCCCACCACGGACGCGGCCCTCACCCTCGCCCGCAGCGCGGGCGGACTCGGCGCCGCCGCGGTCGTGGTCACCACCCCGTACGGGGCGGAGGTGACGCAGGAGGAGATGTACCGCCACTTCGAGGCCGTGGCCGGAGCCGGGCTGCCCGTGATCGTCTACCACGAGTCGGCCGTCTCGGGGAACGCCCTCGAACTCGGCACCCTGCTGCGCGTCTGCGCGCTGCCGGGCGTGGCCGGGGTCAAGGACTCCGCCGGGGAGCCCGAGTTCACCAGGACACTGCTCGCCGCCGGCCCGGGCGTACCCGTGGTCCAGGGGCTCGAACACCTCCTGTTGGACTCCGGACCCGTCGACGGCTGGGTCGTCGCACTGGGCAACGTCGAACCGGAGCTCTGCAAGGCCCTGCTGACCGACCGCGGCGAGGAGCGGACGGCACAACTGCACGCCGCCTACGCCCGGTACGGCCTGGACCGGGACGACTGGTACCGCTCGCTGAAGACCGAACTGCTGCGGCGCGCCGTGATCGAGACCGACCGGGAGGTCCCGTGCTCAACGTGA